From Paenibacillus sp. V4I7, one genomic window encodes:
- a CDS encoding YIEGIA family protein, with product MDWFYSHRYTIGIIVGVIFGILARLNMLRTDYRQYPTYPHGKIIHISLGVIAAGLGAVAVPALLDKNYTAVTFLSLAAQQFRDVRNMERQSLSKVDELELVPRGAAYIEGIAMVFEGRNYLVIFSAFLASFFSILFAWYWGILAGILSIWIANFFKSGNKLAKIADIEPVDIRMDGPDLFVGSVYMMNVGLADSRDKILEHGLGFLIKPKNRNARVTLAHLGQRQAILHDISTLFGAYRDEGEPSLRPMAKLDMNSGTLAILLLLQEKDVEKTYIALHRVPVLESAVRMPSEAGVNKKKEA from the coding sequence ATGGATTGGTTCTATTCGCACCGTTATACGATAGGTATCATCGTGGGGGTTATTTTTGGCATTCTGGCACGTCTGAATATGCTAAGAACGGACTACAGGCAATATCCGACTTATCCTCATGGTAAGATTATTCATATTTCCCTTGGTGTTATCGCAGCAGGACTAGGTGCCGTGGCTGTCCCTGCTTTACTGGACAAAAATTATACGGCCGTCACCTTCTTATCGCTAGCCGCTCAACAGTTTCGCGATGTGCGCAATATGGAAAGACAAAGTCTATCCAAGGTTGATGAATTAGAGTTAGTTCCAAGAGGAGCGGCATATATTGAAGGGATAGCGATGGTGTTCGAGGGAAGAAATTATCTTGTTATTTTCTCTGCATTTCTTGCTTCTTTTTTCAGTATCTTGTTTGCATGGTATTGGGGGATCCTTGCAGGGATTTTGTCCATCTGGATTGCTAACTTTTTTAAATCAGGTAACAAACTTGCGAAAATTGCAGACATCGAACCTGTCGATATTCGTATGGATGGACCGGATCTGTTCGTCGGCTCAGTTTATATGATGAACGTTGGACTCGCAGACAGCCGTGACAAAATACTTGAACACGGGCTAGGATTCTTAATTAAACCCAAAAATCGCAATGCCCGCGTAACGTTAGCTCATTTAGGCCAAAGACAAGCTATTCTTCATGATATTTCAACCTTGTTTGGTGCTTACCGAGATGAAGGAGAGCCTTCATTGCGTCCGATGGCTAAGCTGGATATGAATTCAGGCACATTAGCCATACTGCTCCTCCTGCAGGAGAAAGATGTAGAGAAAACGTATATTGCTCTTCATCGGGTGCCCGTGTTGGAAAGTGCTGTTCGTATGCCGTCTGAAGCGGGTGTAAACAAAAAGAAGGAGGCCTAA
- the der gene encoding ribosome biogenesis GTPase Der — MARPVLAIVGRPNVGKSTIFNRIVGDRLAIVEDKPGVTRDRLYGVGEWLNTAFSVIDTGGIEIEGEDAILKSVRIQAELAIEEADVIIFMVDAKAGVTPSDEEVAQLLFRSKKPIVLAVNKVDNLARQDDIYEFYSLGFGDPIGISGSHGIGIGDLLEAVCALFPDKKEDEYGEEVVKFALIGRPNVGKSSMTNAILGEERVIVSEVAGTTRDAIDTPFERDGQKFVIIDTAGMRKRGKVYENTEKYSVMRAMKAIERADVVLVVIDGQDGIIEQDKHIAGYAHEAGKAIVIVVNKWDIVDKDDKTMQHFTQTIRDHFLFLSYAPIAFVSAKTTQRLHKLLPVIVQVAENHALRVQTHLLNDVVSDAVAYNPPPTDKGKRLRINYVTQVAVKPPVFVLFVNEPELMHFSYERYLDNKIRAAFGFEGTPIRILSRRKSSDKE, encoded by the coding sequence GTGGCTAGACCTGTACTTGCAATTGTTGGCCGACCAAATGTCGGCAAGTCCACCATTTTCAATCGGATCGTAGGCGATCGTCTTGCGATTGTGGAAGATAAACCAGGTGTTACACGTGATCGATTATATGGCGTAGGAGAATGGCTCAATACCGCATTCAGTGTCATTGATACAGGCGGTATTGAAATTGAAGGGGAGGATGCAATCCTCAAATCTGTTCGTATTCAAGCGGAGCTTGCCATTGAAGAAGCAGATGTCATTATTTTCATGGTGGATGCCAAAGCCGGTGTAACACCTTCGGATGAAGAAGTTGCTCAATTGCTATTCCGCTCCAAAAAGCCAATCGTACTTGCTGTTAATAAAGTAGATAACCTCGCGCGACAAGATGATATTTATGAATTTTACTCTCTGGGGTTTGGTGATCCAATCGGAATCTCGGGCTCTCACGGTATCGGAATCGGGGATTTGCTTGAGGCCGTGTGTGCACTTTTCCCTGACAAAAAAGAGGATGAATACGGCGAGGAAGTCGTGAAATTTGCCTTGATCGGTCGCCCGAATGTCGGTAAATCTTCGATGACAAATGCCATTCTGGGAGAAGAGCGGGTCATCGTTAGTGAAGTAGCTGGTACGACGCGCGATGCGATCGATACGCCATTTGAAAGGGATGGACAGAAATTTGTCATAATTGATACAGCTGGTATGCGTAAAAGAGGCAAAGTATACGAAAATACAGAGAAATATAGTGTCATGCGGGCCATGAAGGCAATCGAACGTGCGGATGTTGTACTCGTCGTCATCGACGGACAAGATGGCATTATCGAACAGGACAAGCATATTGCCGGTTATGCGCATGAAGCAGGAAAAGCGATTGTCATTGTCGTAAATAAATGGGATATCGTGGATAAAGACGATAAGACGATGCAGCATTTTACACAAACTATTCGTGATCACTTCTTGTTTTTAAGCTATGCTCCAATTGCGTTTGTTTCAGCCAAAACGACACAGCGCTTGCACAAGCTGTTGCCTGTTATTGTTCAAGTTGCTGAGAATCATGCCTTACGGGTACAGACACATCTTCTTAATGACGTTGTTTCGGATGCAGTAGCCTACAACCCGCCTCCAACGGATAAAGGTAAACGCCTGCGTATTAACTATGTGACACAAGTTGCGGTTAAGCCTCCTGTCTTTGTGCTCTTCGTGAATGAGCCTGAGCTCATGCACTTTTCATATGAGCGGTACTTGGATAACAAGATTCGTGCTGCCTTCGGATTTGAAGGAACCCCGATTCGTATCTTAAGCCGCAGGAAATCATCGGACAAAGAATAG
- the plsY gene encoding glycerol-3-phosphate 1-O-acyltransferase PlsY yields the protein MLSIITIVAGYLLGSISFSYLFGKWFKGIDIRKHGSGNAGATNTLRVLGKGPAILVLMLDALKGVAAVWIGTWAAPGPDDIWIRVLSGLAAIVGHNWPVYFGFRGGKGIATTIGVMATLCFIPTLIAGLTAIVIIAVTRFVSLGSLILTALLPFLIWGMDRPLPILWISILLCAFAFMRHRTNIVKLIQGKENKLGQKRA from the coding sequence TTGCTTTCGATAATAACAATTGTAGCGGGTTATTTATTAGGCTCCATAAGCTTTAGTTATTTATTCGGAAAATGGTTCAAAGGTATTGATATACGCAAACACGGGAGTGGCAATGCGGGGGCGACAAATACACTCCGTGTTCTGGGTAAGGGACCTGCCATCTTAGTTCTCATGCTTGATGCCTTGAAGGGAGTTGCTGCCGTGTGGATTGGAACATGGGCAGCTCCCGGACCCGATGACATCTGGATTCGTGTATTAAGTGGATTAGCAGCCATCGTCGGACATAATTGGCCCGTTTACTTCGGCTTCCGAGGTGGTAAAGGTATCGCAACCACCATCGGCGTTATGGCCACGCTTTGCTTCATTCCAACGTTAATTGCTGGTTTAACAGCTATCGTCATCATTGCGGTCACCAGATTCGTATCGCTCGGCTCCCTTATTCTAACTGCACTTTTACCTTTTCTTATTTGGGGGATGGACCGACCGTTGCCAATTCTGTGGATTAGCATTTTGTTGTGTGCGTTTGCCTTTATGCGTCATCGTACGAATATTGTGAAGCTCATTCAGGGTAAAGAAAATAAGTTGGGTCAGAAAAGGGCTTAG
- a CDS encoding NAD(P)H-dependent glycerol-3-phosphate dehydrogenase — protein MSNKVSVLVAGSWGTALASVLADNGKQVLLWSRNEDQVIEINEKHRNSRFLPDVELSPLIVATNSLQEAVEDADAIIMVVPSSGMREVASRMRPFLKKDTVVVHATKGFETGTLKRMTEVLADELPEMDAKRLVVLSGPSHAEEVIRKCPTTVVVAAQDLEAAEAAQDLLINSYFRVYTNPDVAGVEVGGALKNIIALGAGLTDGLGFGDNAKAALMTRGLAEIARLGTAMGANPLTFSGLAGIGDLIVTCTSQHSRNWRAGNKLANGIPLNEVLEEMGMVVEGVKTTKAAYELSRRFDVTMPITDELHNVLFEGKSPQLAAQDLMGRVRTHEIEEVAGGSATNVLK, from the coding sequence TTGTCAAACAAAGTATCGGTCCTAGTAGCTGGAAGTTGGGGGACGGCACTTGCCTCGGTACTGGCGGATAATGGGAAGCAAGTGCTTTTATGGTCTCGTAATGAGGATCAGGTTATAGAAATAAATGAGAAGCATCGTAACAGCCGCTTTCTTCCAGATGTAGAGCTATCGCCGCTAATCGTAGCGACAAACTCGCTGCAGGAAGCGGTAGAGGATGCAGATGCGATTATTATGGTCGTACCTTCATCTGGCATGCGCGAAGTAGCGTCACGGATGCGTCCTTTCTTGAAGAAGGATACTGTAGTGGTTCATGCGACCAAAGGCTTTGAAACGGGCACGCTAAAGCGTATGACCGAGGTTCTTGCCGATGAGCTTCCAGAAATGGACGCGAAGCGGCTCGTCGTCCTTTCTGGTCCAAGTCATGCCGAGGAAGTTATTCGCAAGTGTCCGACGACTGTCGTAGTCGCCGCCCAAGACTTGGAAGCGGCTGAAGCCGCGCAGGATTTGCTGATTAATTCCTACTTCCGTGTCTATACGAATCCGGATGTTGCCGGTGTTGAGGTTGGAGGGGCACTTAAGAATATTATTGCGCTAGGCGCAGGTCTGACCGATGGCTTAGGCTTTGGTGATAATGCAAAGGCTGCTCTAATGACGAGAGGTTTAGCCGAGATTGCTCGACTAGGCACGGCAATGGGAGCCAACCCGCTTACATTTTCCGGCTTAGCAGGGATAGGCGATCTGATCGTGACTTGTACGAGTCAGCATAGCAGGAATTGGCGTGCCGGCAATAAATTAGCCAATGGTATCCCCCTGAACGAGGTTCTTGAAGAGATGGGGATGGTCGTAGAAGGCGTGAAGACAACGAAAGCTGCCTATGAGTTGTCCCGGAGATTTGACGTAACCATGCCGATTACAGATGAGTTACATAACGTTCTCTTCGAGGGGAAGTCGCCTCAGCTAGCTGCACAAGATTTGATGGGGCGCGTCAGAACCCATGAGATTGAAGAGGTAGCTGGCGGCTCAGCAACAAATGTATTGAAGTAG
- a CDS encoding stage VI sporulation protein F, which yields MSNKDISKDVLNVVKKKTGKSVTSKDIEKLASGVKPSTLQSEAQLRQLIKQVSGLVNVKVSEETINDIIQAVKSSKLDSNNMQQLMNMMMGKK from the coding sequence TTGTCGAATAAGGATATCTCGAAAGACGTATTAAATGTGGTGAAAAAGAAAACGGGTAAATCCGTTACATCTAAAGATATTGAGAAGCTAGCCAGTGGTGTGAAACCTTCTACCCTGCAAAGTGAAGCTCAACTTCGCCAACTCATCAAACAAGTTTCTGGTTTAGTGAACGTGAAGGTATCAGAAGAAACCATCAATGATATCATTCAGGCAGTTAAAAGCAGTAAACTGGATTCCAACAATATGCAGCAATTAATGAACATGATGATGGGCAAGAAATAA
- a CDS encoding DUF2768 family protein: MSSLDKMWASFVAIGLMVVASLLISYARTRTKGVLRVVLSVIAFFLFIPILLYMLLSLF; encoded by the coding sequence ATGTCAAGTTTAGACAAAATGTGGGCATCATTCGTGGCGATCGGACTCATGGTAGTCGCGTCATTATTAATTTCTTACGCAAGAACTCGAACCAAAGGAGTTCTTCGTGTTGTGTTATCTGTGATTGCTTTTTTCCTATTTATCCCGATTTTACTTTACATGCTGCTATCTTTGTTTTAG
- a CDS encoding 2Fe-2S iron-sulfur cluster-binding protein, producing MLELKTRKTQKTIESVTGLTILDHALKEDLDWGFSCTRGTCARCRCYVASGRELLSLPSDEEESRLEPEEIEQGYRLACQCVVKQSGHISVTHKPYF from the coding sequence ATGTTAGAATTGAAAACACGCAAAACGCAGAAAACGATAGAGTCGGTTACCGGATTAACGATTCTGGACCACGCGCTCAAAGAAGATTTGGATTGGGGATTTTCATGTACACGGGGCACTTGCGCTAGATGCCGTTGTTATGTAGCTTCAGGCCGAGAACTGTTGTCATTGCCTTCGGATGAAGAAGAGAGTCGTTTGGAGCCTGAGGAGATCGAGCAGGGCTATCGATTAGCATGCCAGTGTGTAGTGAAGCAATCCGGCCATATTTCCGTTACGCATAAACCTTATTTCTAA
- a CDS encoding 2Fe-2S iron-sulfur cluster-binding protein, with protein MNGSEVHFWPDDKKISVRTGTTLLDAGRKAKVHIRTRCGAKAACLMCKVKVSDPSGLAPMNVNERLKLGTQADEGFRLACQARVIGSVQVTVPEDPLKAAIRAQLARQAEEDDLF; from the coding sequence ATGAATGGATCAGAAGTACATTTTTGGCCCGATGACAAAAAAATAAGTGTTCGAACTGGAACGACCTTGCTCGATGCAGGGCGTAAAGCTAAGGTTCACATCCGTACCCGTTGCGGAGCCAAGGCGGCTTGCCTTATGTGTAAGGTAAAGGTTAGTGATCCTAGTGGTCTTGCACCTATGAATGTGAATGAACGGTTAAAGCTTGGGACCCAGGCTGACGAGGGCTTTCGACTTGCTTGTCAGGCCCGTGTAATTGGCTCTGTACAGGTAACGGTGCCAGAAGATCCTCTTAAGGCCGCCATACGTGCCCAACTTGCGAGGCAGGCCGAGGAAGACGATTTATTTTAG
- the spoIVA gene encoding stage IV sporulation protein A yields the protein MEKVDIFKDIAERTGGDIYLGVVGAVRTGKSTFIKRFVESVVLPNIQSEADRIRATDELPQSAAGRTIMTTEPKFVPNTAVQISVAEGLNVNVRLVDCVGYAVDGAKGYEDENGPRMINTPWFDEPIPFQEAAEIGTRKVIQEHSTLGVVVTTDGTISDIPRSSYVLAEERVINELKEVGKPFIVIINSQKPNSEPALELRSELQSRYDVPVVTMSVASAGEEEMVSVLREVLYEFPVHEVNVNLPSWVMVLDENHWLRTQFEASVRDTVQDIRRLRDVDRVVSQFAEYEFIDKAALAGLNMGQGVAEIDLFAPDELYDRILVEVVGVEIRGKDHLLQLMQDFTHAKREYDQFAEALEMVKTTGYGIAPPTLAEMALDEPELIRQGSRFGVRLRATAPSIHMIRVDVESEFSPIIGTEKQSEELVRYLMQDFEDNPLKIWESDIFGRSLHSIVREGIQGKLAQMPDNARYKLQETLGRIINEGSGGLIAIIL from the coding sequence TTGGAGAAAGTGGATATCTTTAAGGACATTGCAGAACGAACGGGAGGGGACATTTACCTGGGGGTTGTCGGAGCGGTCCGGACAGGAAAATCAACCTTTATTAAGCGTTTTGTGGAATCTGTAGTGCTTCCTAACATTCAAAGTGAAGCGGATAGGATCCGGGCTACCGATGAACTCCCGCAGAGCGCTGCTGGCCGCACGATTATGACAACGGAGCCAAAATTCGTACCGAATACGGCGGTCCAAATTTCGGTGGCCGAAGGGCTGAATGTGAATGTTCGCCTGGTTGATTGTGTAGGTTACGCAGTCGATGGCGCCAAAGGCTATGAAGACGAGAACGGACCGCGGATGATCAATACACCTTGGTTCGATGAACCGATTCCATTCCAGGAAGCAGCTGAAATTGGAACACGTAAGGTCATTCAGGAACATTCGACACTCGGTGTTGTTGTAACTACCGATGGTACGATTTCTGATATTCCGAGGTCTTCGTACGTGTTGGCAGAGGAAAGAGTCATTAATGAGCTGAAGGAAGTAGGCAAACCTTTCATTGTCATCATTAATTCGCAGAAACCGAACAGTGAACCTGCGCTTGAGCTGCGAAGCGAGCTGCAAAGCCGCTACGACGTCCCTGTTGTGACGATGAGTGTAGCGAGTGCAGGAGAAGAAGAAATGGTCTCTGTGCTGCGTGAAGTGCTCTACGAGTTCCCTGTTCATGAAGTGAACGTGAACTTGCCAAGCTGGGTGATGGTTCTGGACGAGAATCATTGGCTGCGGACTCAATTCGAAGCTTCCGTACGTGATACGGTTCAAGATATTAGACGTTTGCGCGACGTTGATCGTGTCGTCAGTCAATTCGCCGAATATGAGTTTATTGATAAAGCCGCTTTGGCTGGACTTAATATGGGGCAAGGTGTAGCGGAGATCGACCTGTTTGCGCCTGATGAATTATATGACCGCATTCTGGTCGAAGTTGTCGGGGTAGAAATTCGCGGCAAAGATCATCTGCTTCAGTTAATGCAGGATTTCACGCATGCAAAACGAGAATATGATCAATTCGCCGAAGCACTTGAAATGGTGAAAACGACAGGCTACGGCATAGCGCCTCCGACGCTCGCTGAGATGGCTTTGGATGAGCCGGAGTTAATCCGTCAAGGATCTAGGTTCGGTGTCCGTTTACGGGCTACAGCGCCGTCTATTCATATGATTCGTGTGGATGTAGAGTCGGAGTTCTCACCGATTATCGGTACGGAGAAGCAAAGTGAAGAACTTGTCCGCTATCTCATGCAGGATTTTGAAGATAATCCGCTTAAAATTTGGGAGTCCGATATATTCGGAAGATCGCTTCATTCGATCGTTCGTGAGGGGATTCAAGGGAAACTTGCCCAAATGCCGGACAATGCCCGTTATAAACTGCAAGAGACACTTGGCCGAATTATTAACGAAGGATCTGGCGGTTTAATTGCAATAATTTTGTAA
- a CDS encoding HU family DNA-binding protein, producing the protein MNKSELINKVAETSELSKKDATKAVDAVFDAISEALQGGDKVQLVGFGNFEVRERSARKGRNPQTGDEIEIPASKIPAFKPGKALKDGIQ; encoded by the coding sequence ATGAATAAATCTGAATTGATTAACAAGGTTGCTGAAACCTCTGAGCTTTCCAAGAAAGATGCAACTAAAGCAGTTGATGCTGTTTTTGATGCAATTTCCGAAGCGCTGCAAGGCGGAGATAAAGTACAACTAGTTGGATTCGGTAACTTTGAAGTTCGTGAACGTTCTGCTCGTAAAGGACGTAATCCACAGACTGGTGATGAGATCGAAATTCCAGCAAGCAAAATTCCAGCTTTCAAACCTGGTAAAGCACTTAAAGATGGCATTCAATAA
- a CDS encoding phosphatase PAP2 family protein, which yields MNKLKLNALVKSQDWTMFGIIASIYLVWRIGTVGNWSKECWILLLICLLGVRKDQVDVDWKRFFLFGIPLLGVFYYFYGTGNGFWWKVANWMFENNRHPWHWDDYMNAIPLNTGGWARWVASPFLDRAMVWIYNYGFVLSLWICIVRSFWTRSIKKMLSYALSGHMLQFPLILPFYNLILLREVWYVNKQPDLLHRVFADENSLLVATMNCFPSMHTSISFAMLLLALREKDRIFKTMMVTYCAAIIFSTLYLQIHWLIDVFAGMLFAYGTVKLADFLIRLGSKNMLPTTFKKFYQKGTNETSNELTV from the coding sequence TTGAATAAGTTGAAACTGAACGCGCTCGTGAAATCGCAAGATTGGACGATGTTTGGCATTATCGCTTCTATTTACTTGGTTTGGCGCATCGGTACGGTCGGGAACTGGAGCAAGGAATGTTGGATCCTGCTGTTAATTTGTTTGCTAGGTGTCCGCAAAGACCAGGTTGATGTGGATTGGAAACGATTCTTCCTATTTGGTATTCCATTACTTGGCGTATTTTATTACTTCTACGGGACGGGAAATGGCTTCTGGTGGAAAGTCGCCAATTGGATGTTTGAGAATAACCGCCATCCGTGGCATTGGGATGATTATATGAACGCAATCCCGTTGAATACGGGCGGATGGGCGAGATGGGTTGCCTCTCCTTTTCTAGATAGAGCGATGGTATGGATTTATAATTACGGCTTTGTTTTATCTTTGTGGATCTGCATTGTGCGGAGCTTCTGGACACGTAGTATCAAAAAGATGCTCTCTTATGCATTATCGGGTCACATGCTGCAATTCCCACTTATTTTGCCCTTTTACAATTTAATTTTGTTACGCGAAGTCTGGTATGTTAATAAGCAGCCTGATTTATTACACCGAGTTTTTGCAGATGAAAACTCTTTACTGGTGGCTACAATGAACTGTTTTCCTAGTATGCATACATCTATCTCTTTTGCTATGCTTCTTCTCGCCCTACGAGAAAAGGACCGTATATTCAAAACGATGATGGTCACATACTGCGCGGCAATTATTTTCTCAACCCTTTACTTACAAATTCATTGGCTGATTGATGTATTCGCTGGAATGCTATTTGCTTACGGCACAGTCAAGCTAGCTGATTTTCTCATTCGTTTAGGATCCAAAAACATGCTGCCAACCACATTTAAGAAGTTTTACCAAAAAGGAACGAACGAAACATCCAATGAACTAACTGTTTAA
- the mtrB gene encoding trp RNA-binding attenuation protein MtrB produces the protein MEQSNKSNNPNTNGNEYFVVKAKDNGVHVIGLTRGQDTRFHHTEKLDKGEVMIAQFTEHTSAVKVRGKALIMTKYGTIDTEE, from the coding sequence ATGGAACAATCGAATAAATCGAATAATCCGAATACGAACGGCAATGAATATTTCGTTGTTAAAGCGAAGGATAATGGTGTACATGTCATCGGTCTAACTCGCGGTCAAGATACTCGCTTTCATCATACAGAAAAGCTGGACAAGGGCGAAGTTATGATTGCTCAGTTCACAGAGCATACATCGGCAGTAAAGGTTAGAGGCAAGGCGCTTATTATGACCAAGTACGGTACGATTGACACTGAAGAATAA
- a CDS encoding heptaprenyl diphosphate synthase component 1 gives MNSYRIPEIAKQYTEYDMIQIHTDLPDFPELRTRLLFAFLNGNSKFSSSSELYTLATSLVQLALDTHDLVTASNDVKEKKAARSRQLKVLAGDYFSSRFYNLLAQAGQIEMIKQLSNAICEVNRLKMNIYMKMKQLKLTAEDYIHLTVEIKSQLFLSFSEFMSEVYDQAWPDILRSYAKCEVIFEEIFRVESAANFRDSWGFWHILQHGTKEERKQLHAEESDQARLRTLIHKYNITSQLYQMLDSHTKQLQSKVKQLESDKLISELFHIGEPFLRFSAKQPKVLEEI, from the coding sequence ATGAATTCTTATCGGATCCCAGAGATCGCTAAGCAATACACAGAGTATGATATGATTCAAATTCACACAGACTTGCCCGATTTTCCGGAGCTTCGCACACGTCTGTTGTTTGCATTCTTGAACGGAAACAGTAAGTTTAGTTCTTCAAGCGAGTTGTATACGCTAGCTACGTCGCTTGTTCAACTAGCGCTCGATACCCATGATTTGGTTACAGCATCCAATGATGTCAAAGAGAAAAAAGCGGCAAGATCAAGGCAGCTTAAAGTTCTTGCAGGGGATTATTTCAGTTCCCGCTTTTATAATCTCCTTGCTCAGGCTGGCCAGATCGAGATGATTAAACAGTTGTCTAATGCAATCTGTGAAGTCAACCGGCTCAAGATGAACATTTACATGAAAATGAAGCAATTGAAATTGACGGCAGAAGATTACATCCACCTAACCGTGGAAATTAAATCTCAGCTGTTTTTGTCTTTCTCTGAATTTATGTCTGAGGTCTATGATCAAGCATGGCCTGATATTCTGAGAAGCTATGCCAAGTGTGAGGTTATATTTGAAGAAATTTTTCGCGTCGAATCTGCGGCGAATTTCAGAGACAGCTGGGGATTCTGGCACATTCTGCAGCATGGTACGAAAGAAGAACGGAAGCAGCTGCATGCGGAAGAGTCCGATCAAGCCAGACTTCGTACACTCATTCATAAATATAATATTACTTCGCAGCTTTATCAGATGCTGGACTCCCACACCAAGCAACTACAGTCCAAAGTGAAGCAGCTCGAATCGGATAAACTAATAAGTGAACTGTTTCACATTGGGGAGCCGTTTCTTCGATTCTCAGCAAAGCAGCCCAAAGTGCTAGAAGAAATTTGA
- a CDS encoding demethylmenaquinone methyltransferase, whose protein sequence is MNSTKTNSNTKTTKAKEEFVHSVFESIAPKYDLMNSILSFRRHKAWRKFTMKKMNVKPGETAIDLCCGTCDWTISLAQASGTGKMVGLDFSQNMLDYGAEKIKQLHLDQQIELIQGNAMSLPFDDNTFDYATIGFALRNVPDLEQVIREMQRVVKPGGLVVSLELSKPTWQPFKSIYYFYFQRVLPFLGKLIVKKYEQYKWLPESLIHFPDHKQLAAIFTNQGLEHVQAHPLTGGVAALHMGTKGKTKSGV, encoded by the coding sequence ATGAATTCGACAAAAACAAATAGCAACACGAAAACAACTAAAGCCAAAGAAGAGTTCGTTCACTCTGTTTTTGAAAGTATTGCACCCAAGTATGATCTTATGAACAGTATCCTAAGCTTCCGTAGGCATAAAGCATGGCGCAAATTCACTATGAAGAAGATGAACGTGAAGCCTGGGGAGACAGCGATTGACCTGTGCTGTGGTACATGCGACTGGACGATCAGTCTTGCTCAGGCGAGTGGAACCGGTAAGATGGTTGGGCTGGATTTTAGCCAAAACATGCTGGATTATGGTGCAGAGAAAATCAAGCAGCTTCACTTGGATCAGCAGATTGAGCTAATTCAAGGTAATGCGATGAGTCTTCCGTTTGACGACAATACGTTTGATTACGCAACAATCGGATTTGCTCTTCGTAATGTTCCCGATTTGGAGCAGGTCATCCGTGAAATGCAGCGTGTCGTTAAGCCAGGAGGGCTAGTTGTGTCTTTAGAGCTCTCTAAGCCAACTTGGCAGCCATTCAAGTCCATTTATTATTTTTATTTTCAACGCGTACTGCCTTTTTTGGGCAAGCTAATTGTAAAGAAGTACGAGCAGTACAAGTGGCTGCCGGAATCTTTAATCCATTTTCCGGATCATAAACAGTTGGCTGCTATTTTTACGAACCAAGGATTGGAACATGTACAGGCGCACCCATTAACAGGTGGGGTTGCAGCTTTGCATATGGGTACCAAGGGGAAAACGAAATCAGGAGTGTAG
- a CDS encoding UbiA-like polyprenyltransferase: MFTKLKIFLEMIKFEHSVFALPFAFMGAILGSVVLNGHLPSWAQIGWITLAMVGARTAAMALNRVIDKAIDKRNPRTENRAIPAGLISIQQVIIYILVSFAMLFWATSNLSSLSMKLLPIAVFFLVFYSYTKRFTWTCHFVLGLTLGLAPLGGWVAVTGQFTWSSIIFYLTVVCWSAGFDLIYACQDAEFDRNEGLHSLPSRFGIKTALNTARVLHILTAVGLVTLFFMTHLSWFYLIGLVIAYIILYKEHRLVSPQDLSKLNTAFFTMNGVLSLVMFVFTLLDVLVSQHS; this comes from the coding sequence ATGTTTACTAAATTGAAAATATTTTTGGAAATGATTAAATTTGAGCACAGTGTGTTTGCATTGCCATTTGCTTTCATGGGAGCAATTCTAGGCTCAGTCGTATTAAATGGACATTTGCCTAGCTGGGCCCAGATCGGTTGGATAACACTAGCTATGGTTGGAGCGAGAACAGCAGCGATGGCTTTGAATCGTGTTATTGATAAAGCCATTGATAAAAGAAATCCAAGGACGGAGAATCGAGCCATACCCGCGGGGCTTATCTCCATTCAGCAGGTCATTATTTATATTCTAGTTTCGTTTGCAATGCTTTTCTGGGCAACCTCTAATTTAAGCTCTTTATCCATGAAACTGCTGCCTATTGCAGTGTTTTTTCTTGTCTTTTACTCTTACACTAAAAGATTTACATGGACTTGCCACTTTGTCTTAGGTTTGACATTAGGATTAGCTCCTCTTGGGGGCTGGGTTGCTGTAACCGGTCAATTTACATGGTCTTCTATTATTTTTTATTTGACGGTAGTATGTTGGAGCGCAGGTTTCGATCTGATTTATGCCTGTCAAGATGCCGAGTTTGATCGGAATGAAGGTCTGCATTCCTTACCAAGTCGATTCGGGATCAAAACTGCCTTGAATACGGCTCGTGTCCTGCATATTCTCACAGCCGTTGGTTTAGTCACTTTGTTTTTCATGACACATTTGAGTTGGTTCTATTTAATTGGCCTCGTTATCGCTTATATTATTTTGTATAAAGAACATCGACTTGTTTCACCGCAAGACTTGTCCAAATTAAATACAGCGTTTTTCACAATGAACGGTGTATTGAGCTTAGTGATGTTCGTCTTCACGTTACTTGATGTACTAGTGAGTCAGCATTCATGA